Genomic segment of Cydia fagiglandana chromosome 16, ilCydFagi1.1, whole genome shotgun sequence:
gaaattttgcaaaagtggtgccatctagcgagagttaagttttgagtaacctaggcgaaccaccttaagatcTGACAAGATATTTCAAACATTTCTGAGTCAGTTTTTCGAAACATTGAAAGACTATCCTAAGTTAAAATTATCGAAGTATATTATTCTTTTATCAAAATGTTTAGACGAACTGAAATATGATTATCCAAAAAAACTCTCCACAAAACTAAGGAAACTGTCACGAATGCGTGATTTTGATATTAAAGATATAATAAAGGAGTACAAAGAAGACTTGCAAGATAAAATGCCACTTCGTATGAAGTTCCTAAATGCCATGGATGCGCTATTTGAGCCGGGTCAAAATATCATCTttcaaaattacattaaaaagcTCAAAGATTatggaaaaaaagaaaatgtaTATATCTCAGAAGATACTAAGAAGCTATTGAATGACATAATAATGAAGAAGGTTCGTCAGTTGCGTTCCCGGGACCGACAAGCGCTTGAAAGGAAATTAAGGAGAGCTATTAAGGAGTATAAAACTTGGAAAGGTCCAAAAGTAGTATTGTTCTTATAAAATGAGATTCAATATTTGAATTGGGGACCTTcttttttacattaaatttcaaaattcgatttgTATTATTCCGCTTAAAAGACACCAGGGCTTAGGAGGTTAAAATCAAAAGAGAGTTttaaattgaataaaatattttattaaataaattaacaacGTTTTATAAATTCTTGCGTCCAAAACAATTCTAACTTCTTTATCTTTTTGTATATGAATCGTCGTATTACGCATATAATAGAACATCTTAAATTAGATAATGgatttacttttttaaatatacatgcTGATACAAACTGCATAAGAAGAAAAAACTTATATTATAAAAGACAGAAATTATACTTTGAAAActtaatattattgttatttgaATTGAATAGAAAAAAAAGGAAGTGGGTATGTATTTAATTTGTAGGATTCTTGCGTAATTATACTATATAAAAATATCGATATTCAAATCgaatgaaattaataaataggctacctattataattaatattttgtaaaaccGTATCTTTACTGGGCTAAATGAAATATACCTGAATCTTAATTATAAGGAGGAtactttcatacaaaaccaGTCACAGGATATCATCATTCGACTATATTTAATTCACTCACTGAGGATTCGACTCGTGCTGTCCATATCCACGTAGTTTAAATACCGTAACTTCATACCTAGTCATtcttattaattattttcaagCCGTGAAATTGGCTCTCCATTTAAGTAAATGACTTTGCCTAAACATCATAGTAACTATGCGGTTCTTAGCTGTACACGTCTGTGTTTCGTTTCTCGTTTGTTTTTACGTCAGTGTATCAGCTAGTTTAGATATATCAAGTTCTCGCAAAATTGTAATTCACAATATAACGGATTATACAATATTTCGGACTACTGGCATATTTGGGTCCTTTCTAAGGTTATTTTTCGATGCTTTACTGGATTTTCCTACCACTGAAGAAAGAAGGCTAGCGAATTATGTTAAATTATTGTCCCGATGTCTAAACGATATGGGACATACCTACACTACGAAATTAGCTAAAGGACTTAGGAAATTGTCAAAAAAGCATGAAGATGATATAAAATATGAAATCGAACAATATAAAAAAGATTTACACGTTAAATTAAGTCATCGAGTCAAGTTTATACACGCCATGGATTCGATTTTCACTCCTGAATCGAGTTTAGTACTCTACGACTATACTATCGAGTTAAAAAAGTACGGCAGAATGAATGATTCTTCAATAGTCGACAAGACTAAGACAGTATTAAATGTTATACTCAATAAGGTGCTTGACTTGAATTATGGAGATCGGCGGAGACTAAAAAAGAAAATGGAAAAAGCAATACGGGAGTATTTCGGATGGTCGGTCTCTTCCCTTTTCTACTCGAGAGAGTCGATACAATATAGCTCTGATGAGTCTGATTATAATGATTATAGTGATGATACCGATTACCTAAGCACTTCTGATTACAGTTTTGAAAGATATAAGTATAAAAAAGGAAAGGGAAAAAGAAAGGGAAAAGGGATATTACAGGTCATTCGTCCAGTCATACTAGTAAGAGgtaactctaaaaattacaaaagtccCAACAACTATAAATTATTACGATTACTGTAAACTACTTTCTTTTTATTATAAGTTTATGACGCCGATTACAAAGCCAtattatcaaaaataataacGTCTTTTTATTGCATGATTTCTAAGTGACAGTGATTAGGTATCCATCTATTAAAAATTAgcattgaaaattaaaaaaaaaaatcaatttagaCAGCACACAACAGCACTTTAGAAAATACTTAATCTAATTAACACCAacacatacataggtatatagaaGTGAATTGAGCAATTATCTATACAATCTcgggtaaaaaataaatatcgatACGATACCATAAAAATATCGATAAGTCGTGTAAACGTATAGGTACCCTTAACTGAACATGTACCATTTGATCAAGCTATGTTgttggaaaaataaaaataagcaggTGCTTGTGCATTTAcgtacaatttatttttagtctATTGTAAGTTACGACTACAAAACTATGTTACATATGTACAATGTTTTTCTCTTCATGTTAGTAAAGGTTTCAAAACacaaattaggtatatttggtAATCATTAATCATAATCACTATAAGGACAcacaattaatataattatatgtaattttatatttgtatgataaatgaaatataaatattggcCAATATCTTTTATAGCAATGATTTTGGCctgtaaaactaataaagaagAGAACTTATACACTCACGAACAAATTTAGAGGAAAgcaaaaaatagtttaattactaattttgaaattattttagttGCTGTAATCCACTAAGTAATTAAAACTTATTTTGCGTTCGTTTCAATTTCTCCATGagtttatacacggtgtaacatgaggaaaccgaataattttaacgacgcatttctgaggtcaaaagaagtaaaaaatgtaatatgagtttaggtcaatttcgccaaaaaaaattattttttttgtgttgtgtttttcaattttttgaatgtatttgtacataaataataaatgttattggtaaacttgtcacttaaaattgaattttacatttttttttcgtaaaacctactttttgcaaagtgttacttgtcactttttgacatctaccAATAAGGacatttagactacgtcccatagcagcaacatcacaaTCAAAAAGGCCTtatacactatgtaacaataaaaacttgttttatttttaattaataatatctctgaaactaggcgaatttcaaaaaagtttataggacatttttgtctctaaatatggtcaggaatacgctgttaaaattattcggtttactcatgttacaccgtgtatatactaCTGATGTAAATCTATTCCATTTCCATCATATTTGAAATCGGCTGTCTACTGCACGATAAGTTATTGCCATACGCGTTGCCCGTACTTCGTAACCTAAAGATTAAAAGCACAAATAATAGGATTACCATGCACAGAAGCACAGCAAGGCAAGTGGCGATAAAATATAATGGATATTTCAACTGTTTCGAATTTGAGTCTGCGTTGGACTGAGCTTTGTGTTCATCTTCTTCAAACATAATTTGTTTCTTGAAATGAACTTTTTTATCGGTATTGTTATTGATATCTAAATCATCAGTTAGTGGAGGATGAGAATCAACCGATACACTATtttgaagttttaaatattcttgtatattttctAAAATCCGGTATATACCGCCAGTGACCTGGTGGTTGCTATTCATTAGCTTTTCGAGAAATGCAGTATTTTTGGTTTCCGTTTTATTTAACACTTCTAGAAACTTTTCTATTGAGTATGATTCACTttggtttataattttttctacTGCTGATTGAAAATCATTCAGAGAAACAGACGAAATGGGTGTTAGTGCCGTATCATTAACATGACTTTTATTTGCGTTATTAATACCGTTACACGTTATACCATCTACATTTTCTGTGTCATATATTCCATTCCTAGCTTTAGCAGCAAAAGTGTGGGAAATCTTTTTTAATTTAGTTAAGCTATCACAAGGTATTCGGTTACCTCCTAAGTAAATTTCTTTGATATTTTCAGTGCCAAACTGATTAAAATCCAAATATTCTATCAGATTATTGTCTAGATACAAAAATCGAATGCGAGGTGTATTGTGAAATATGCTCGCACTAAAACTATGCAATAAGTTGCTTGACAAGTCTAGAGTGTTTAAATTGACCAATCCATCAAAAACGCCAAACATCAGCGACGACAGTAAGTTATTACTCAAGTCTAAAACGCTAAGGTCCTCATTATCACTGAAAGACCCTGGTTGTATAATGGAGATTTGATTATAGCTAAGATCGATCCATGAAAGTTGCCGCAGCTTTTGGAATGATGATTTGTTAATTGatacaattttatttgaagTCAATTTCAACCTTTCAAGGGTAATAATCGGGTTTACTAAGACATAATTAATGTCGCTTATATTGCAAGATGACAAATCAAAACCGGCGATCGAAGTATTTACAATATCCCCTAAGTTAAATCTAGATGTAATATTACTAAGTAAAACCACCGATAGTGATTGCAAGCCAGAGAATATTGACGAATTAAACACCACTTCTTGGTTGGCAGATAAATCTAACTTTAGAAGATTTCGCAGATTTCTAAAAGCATTATTTTCAATGCCGATTAAGTTATTACCTTTAAGGCTCAGCAATCGCAAATCACTTAAATCCAGAAAAATTTTGTCCGTTATATATTTTAGTTTAttatactgtaaatatatttcTTCCACTAGTTTTATATTGGTGTTGTTTAAGGAATAAGTTTCTAATTGGTTGTATGATAAATCAAGAACTTGTATTGATCCAGTCCCACTAAATGCATTTGTTTCCAAATCCGTGAGATTACTGTATGATAAGTTAAACGTTTTAAGTAACTTCATACCATTAAGTGCGCCATCCTTCATCATGTTAACATGAGTGTAAGACAAATCGAGAACAGTAGATGAAACCAGTCCCTTAAAAAATTGTGAAGGCATTACTGTCAAAAGAGGGTTATTGTTtaactttaatatttttaatttatttaagtgtTCAAATGACTGCATTTCAACTTCCTCGATTATATTATAAGATAAATCTACCACTTGTAAACTTGTTAGGTGTGCAAACATatattttggtatttttttaatcttattATTGTTGATATAGAAGTAGGAAAGGTTTCTCAAATTCGAAGTGTCAAATTCTATATTTTGCAATTGGTTGTACGATAAGTCAAGATCTGTTAACAGTTCGAGTttgataaatgtaattttatgtaTTTTGGATATGGAATTTTTACTgaaatttaaacatttaaattgcCCCTCAAACAGCTCAGGACCTAGCTCAGTAACGTTAGCTCCACTCAAGTCAAGTTTTTTCATGAAAATTCCTTGAAATGTGTTTTTGGGCAAATACCCTGAAATCGGATTATCATTGATATTAAATTCTTGTATATGTTTTCCCTCAAATGCTCCTGGTTCTATTTTAGAAATAACATTCAATGATATATCTAGTGATTGTAGGTTACAGTTAtgcagaaatattttttttgtgatagtattaattttattactgcTTAAATCCAATTTTCTTAATGCAACCAAGGGATCAAACGTTTCGTCTTCAAAACCAAATAAACTATTCCAACTTAAATTAAGTTTTTCCAATGTGGACATCGTGTTAAAATCGCTTTTCtctatttttgttaaatagttGTGATCTAAAAACAATTCTTTTATATTTGTTAGACTTGCAAAAACGACACCTATTTTAGTTAGTTCGTTATCTGAGATATGCAGTGTTTGGAGCTGTATTAAGCCTTCAAATGCAAGTACTCCGAAGCTTTTGATATAATTGTGGGAAAGATTTAAGTGAAGTAGATTTGGAAATCGACTGAAATAGTTATCAGGTATATCTTTAATAGCATTATGACTCAAATCTATTGTATGTACTTGACTGAAGCCAGTGGCAGTCATTCTCTCATAATCTTCTAAATCCGCTATTTGGTTGCAGGATACATTAAGCACGTTTAAACTAATCAGTTTCGAGAATACATCTAAATTTATCAATTCTATCGTGTTTTGTGAAAGATCTATCATTGTCgccttatttaaataaaaaagtcctCCTGGAATCGAATTCATTTTTCCGTTTGTAATCGATAGGGTATGTATATGATCGCTTAGCTGGTAAATCAAGTTGAATGGATTGAGTGAATGTGTTTCGTCGATGTTGTCTgcttttaagtaaataatgTAATCTTCGTCAAAACCGTAGTTATAATCATTGTAGTCATGCTGTATGCAGGACCAGTCTGTGACTAGACTTAATCCTGGCTCGAAGTCGTAAGAGCAGGATAATTCAGCTTCACAAATTCGTCGCTCTAAATCATTCAGCTCGCAGCCTGCTTTTACTAGTTCACTTGCTGCTACAAGTGTTATCAGAAATACTACGATCCTTTTCGCTATTGCGTAATCTGAAATGAAACAATAATTGTTTTAGGAAGTTATAATGTTAGctattttctgttttttttttcaaacttggTATGAGCCAATCGTATTATTAACTACAATGTTAAAAACACTcttatcaaaattatttgcGTGGGCCGTCAGTATCATAACCTTCTAAATGATTTGTAATTTATACCAGCAACTCACAAGTCACATAACAAAACGTGAAATCGTATCTAGTTATGATAAAATCAAATGTGACAACAAAATTAAGAGTAATGGGTCAAAAACATTCCGAATAATGGGCATTTTTCCTGAGTTCCACTTAGTTAACGATTTGGGtatattttaggtacctactgcctAATGCATTTATACAGCGAGCTGTAGATGGCGCCCTCCACAATAAATGTCTACAATTTCTGGTCGGACTATAAGTATACCTAACGCttactcataataaataaa
This window contains:
- the LOC134672249 gene encoding toll-like receptor 3, which produces MDYAIAKRIVVFLITLVAASELVKAGCELNDLERRICEAELSCSYDFEPGLSLVTDWSCIQHDYNDYNYGFDEDYIIYLKADNIDETHSLNPFNLIYQLSDHIHTLSITNGKMNSIPGGLFYLNKATMIDLSQNTIELINLDVFSKLISLNVLNVSCNQIADLEDYERMTATGFSQVHTIDLSHNAIKDIPDNYFSRFPNLLHLNLSHNYIKSFGVLAFEGLIQLQTLHISDNELTKIGVVFASLTNIKELFLDHNYLTKIEKSDFNTMSTLEKLNLSWNSLFGFEDETFDPLVALRKLDLSSNKINTITKKIFLHNCNLQSLDISLNVISKIEPGAFEGKHIQEFNINDNPISGYLPKNTFQGIFMKKLDLSGANVTELGPELFEGQFKCLNFSKNSISKIHKITFIKLELLTDLDLSYNQLQNIEFDTSNLRNLSYFYINNNKIKKIPKYMFAHLTSLQVVDLSYNIIEEVEMQSFEHLNKLKILKLNNNPLLTVMPSQFFKGLVSSTVLDLSYTHVNMMKDGALNGMKLLKTFNLSYSNLTDLETNAFSGTGSIQVLDLSYNQLETYSLNNTNIKLVEEIYLQYNKLKYITDKIFLDLSDLRLLSLKGNNLIGIENNAFRNLRNLLKLDLSANQEVVFNSSIFSGLQSLSVVLLSNITSRFNLGDIVNTSIAGFDLSSCNISDINYVLVNPIITLERLKLTSNKIVSINKSSFQKLRQLSWIDLSYNQISIIQPGSFSDNEDLSVLDLSNNLLSSLMFGVFDGLVNLNTLDLSSNLLHSFSASIFHNTPRIRFLYLDNNLIEYLDFNQFGTENIKEIYLGGNRIPCDSLTKLKKISHTFAAKARNGIYDTENVDGITCNGINNANKSHVNDTALTPISSVSLNDFQSAVEKIINQSESYSIEKFLEVLNKTETKNTAFLEKLMNSNHQVTGGIYRILENIQEYLKLQNSVSVDSHPPLTDDLDINNNTDKKVHFKKQIMFEEDEHKAQSNADSNSKQLKYPLYFIATCLAVLLCMVILLFVLLIFRLRSTGNAYGNNLSCSRQPISNMMEME